A portion of the Arcobacter sp. F155 genome contains these proteins:
- the nrdD gene encoding anaerobic ribonucleoside-triphosphate reductase — translation MQSLELKKLQEKRTKCIVYTRVMGYHRPVESFNIGKKGEHKQRVKFLEKDHL, via the coding sequence ATGCAGAGCTTAGAGCTTAAAAAACTACAAGAAAAGCGTACAAAATGTATAGTGTATACTAGGGTTATGGGTTACCATAGACCAGTTGAAAGTTTCAATATTGGTAAAAAAGGTGAACATAAACAAAGGGTTAAGTTTCTTGAAAAAGATCATTTATAG
- a CDS encoding PP0621 family protein gives MILKILAAAVVLFLIYIVLFKKGREKEVSKDRKPKEKIEDIMVECPTCSTYVSKKEAILSNGRFFCSKECLLNK, from the coding sequence ATGATATTAAAGATTTTAGCTGCTGCAGTAGTACTTTTTTTGATTTATATTGTGTTATTCAAAAAAGGTAGAGAAAAAGAAGTAAGTAAAGACAGAAAACCGAAAGAAAAAATTGAAGATATAATGGTTGAGTGTCCAACTTGCAGTACTTATGTTTCAAAAAAAGAAGCTATTTTAAGCAATGGAAGATTTTTTTGCTCAAAAGAGTGTTTATTAAATAAATAG
- a CDS encoding anaerobic ribonucleoside-triphosphate reductase activating protein, with amino-acid sequence MKKIIYSITPFTTIDYKDHLSCIVWFIHCNMQCQYCYNCNIVSAKSGQYMLEDLYSFLKKRVGLLDAVVLSGGEATIHNLLPICKEIKEFGFKIKLDTNGSNPKLLETLLKRNLLDFVSLDFKGTKEKFKDITKSSLYERFISSLKLLTNSSINYEVRTTLHRDLLDEKDINKMQKVLNENGYKKTFYIQNFLEEENFANLEQSSTKFDCSKLDKTLDISFRN; translated from the coding sequence TTGAAAAAGATCATTTATAGTATTACACCTTTTACTACAATTGACTATAAAGACCATCTTTCATGTATTGTTTGGTTTATTCACTGCAATATGCAATGTCAGTATTGTTATAACTGCAATATTGTTAGTGCTAAAAGTGGACAATATATGTTAGAAGACTTATACAGTTTTTTGAAAAAAAGAGTAGGGCTTCTTGATGCTGTTGTGTTAAGTGGAGGGGAAGCTACTATTCATAATTTGTTACCTATTTGCAAAGAAATAAAAGAGTTTGGATTTAAAATAAAGCTTGATACAAATGGTTCAAATCCAAAACTTTTAGAGACACTTTTAAAAAGAAATTTGTTAGATTTTGTCTCTTTAGATTTTAAAGGAACAAAGGAAAAATTTAAAGATATTACTAAAAGTTCTTTGTATGAAAGATTTATTTCTTCATTAAAACTTCTTACAAACTCTTCAATAAATTATGAAGTAAGAACAACTTTACATAGAGATTTATTAGATGAAAAAGATATAAATAAAATGCAAAAAGTATTAAATGAAAATGGTTATAAAAAGACCTTTTACATACAAAATTTTTTAGAAGAAGAGAATTTTGCAAACTTAGAACAAAGTAGTACAAAATTTGATTGTTCTAAACTTGATAAAACTTTAGATATCAGTTTTAGAAATTAG
- a CDS encoding response regulator transcription factor, producing the protein MQENILKDLKVLCVEDEENISKLLKSAISEYFYSYTIAKNGVEGLEKFKKLSPDIVITDIMMPNLDGLDMTKQIKQINEDTPIIVLSAFSEKEKLLKAIDVGISKYFIKPFDPEELLEYLVKIAKKINKQRVICLNRYFSFDVNSKNLFENDVLIKLSKREKEFISLLIKNSKEFVSTDMMKNILWEEDEVSDERVRTFVKRLRQKTNKELILNISGQGYLISKTDI; encoded by the coding sequence GTGCAAGAAAATATATTAAAAGATTTAAAAGTTTTATGTGTAGAAGATGAAGAGAATATTTCAAAACTATTAAAAAGTGCAATTTCTGAATACTTTTACTCTTATACTATTGCAAAAAATGGAGTAGAAGGTCTAGAAAAGTTTAAAAAGCTAAGTCCCGATATTGTTATTACAGATATTATGATGCCTAATCTTGATGGTTTGGATATGACTAAGCAGATAAAACAGATAAATGAAGATACTCCTATTATAGTTTTAAGTGCCTTTTCTGAGAAAGAGAAGCTTTTAAAAGCCATAGATGTAGGTATTTCTAAGTACTTTATTAAACCCTTTGATCCTGAAGAGTTATTAGAGTATCTAGTTAAAATTGCAAAAAAAATAAATAAACAAAGAGTTATTTGTCTAAATAGATACTTCTCTTTTGATGTAAACAGTAAAAACTTATTTGAAAATGACGTTTTAATCAAGTTAAGTAAAAGAGAAAAAGAGTTTATTTCTTTACTTATAAAAAACTCAAAAGAGTTTGTATCAACAGATATGATGAAAAACATACTTTGGGAAGAAGATGAGGTTTCTGATGAAAGAGTTAGAACCTTTGTAAAAAGATTAAGACAAAAGACGAATAAAGAGCTTATTTTAAATATATCAGGACAAGGATATCTAATTTCTAAAACTGATATCTAA
- the rsmG gene encoding 16S rRNA (guanine(527)-N(7))-methyltransferase RsmG has translation MLQAIDLEKLKIDKEFFNRCETFISLLQKWGKVHNLSGRLTKEDIEENIIDSITPLEFIDDYESFADIGTGAGYPGLILAMARADKKCYLIEPRQKRVAFLNFVKNSLGLKNVEVLCKRVEEVEGLKVDLVTSRAVTNTKLLLDITSEISTKDTKFLFYKGSLLESEIEEAKLKDCIIQSRKDRNYLYLKGNV, from the coding sequence ATGCTTCAAGCTATTGATTTAGAAAAACTAAAAATAGACAAAGAGTTTTTTAATAGATGTGAAACTTTTATTTCATTACTTCAAAAGTGGGGTAAAGTTCATAATTTAAGTGGAAGACTTACAAAAGAAGATATTGAGGAAAATATTATTGACTCAATAACACCTTTAGAGTTTATAGATGATTATGAAAGTTTTGCAGATATTGGAACAGGTGCAGGTTATCCTGGACTTATTTTAGCTATGGCAAGAGCAGATAAAAAGTGTTATTTAATAGAACCAAGACAAAAAAGAGTTGCTTTTTTAAATTTTGTAAAAAATAGTTTAGGTTTAAAAAATGTAGAAGTTCTTTGCAAAAGAGTTGAAGAAGTAGAGGGCTTAAAAGTAGATTTAGTTACTTCAAGAGCAGTTACTAATACAAAACTTCTTTTAGATATCACTTCAGAAATCTCTACAAAAGATACGAAGTTTTTATTTTATAAAGGTTCTTTACTAGAAAGTGAAATTGAAGAAGCTAAACTAAAAGATTGTATCATTCAAAGCAGAAAAGATAGAAACTATTTATATTTAAAAGGTAATGTATGA
- a CDS encoding 5-(carboxyamino)imidazole ribonucleotide synthase produces the protein MDKNFNYSSLKLGIIGGGQLGKIMSQKAKKMGFHVTILDPTFNCPAAQVSDKHIMGGFYDKEKLEQLVQESDVTTFELEHVDTSILKELYDNGHNIHPSPYVMELIQNKYEQKKLLDEKGIPVPAYKDVKSKEDLGAFGFPVVQKAKLGGYDGQGVQVLKSQEDADTKALQTESFIEEMVDIDKELAVIVARNIEGEMKCYPVVEMLFDERVNICDSVMAPARISKEIEEKSLEICKKSIEALDGVGIFGVELFLTKSGEIQVNEIAPRPHNSGHYTVEACATSQFEQIIRAVTNLPLGSTKLISPAVMVNLLGEQGYEGEPFIDGIHDALEIPELSFHFYGKSFTKPFRKMGHITVLDDDINVALEKANKAKDILKIKGSKKV, from the coding sequence ATGGATAAAAACTTTAACTATTCTAGTTTAAAGCTTGGAATTATTGGTGGTGGACAATTAGGTAAGATTATGTCTCAAAAAGCTAAAAAAATGGGATTTCACGTAACTATTTTAGACCCAACATTTAACTGTCCTGCAGCTCAAGTTTCAGATAAACATATCATGGGTGGGTTCTATGATAAAGAAAAACTAGAACAATTAGTTCAAGAAAGTGATGTTACAACTTTTGAATTAGAACATGTAGACACTTCTATTTTAAAAGAGTTATATGACAATGGTCACAATATTCATCCTTCTCCATATGTAATGGAATTAATTCAAAATAAATATGAACAAAAAAAACTTTTAGATGAAAAAGGTATTCCAGTACCTGCATACAAAGATGTAAAATCAAAAGAAGATTTAGGTGCATTTGGTTTCCCTGTTGTACAAAAAGCAAAACTTGGTGGATATGATGGACAAGGTGTTCAAGTATTAAAATCTCAAGAAGATGCAGATACAAAAGCACTTCAAACAGAATCTTTTATTGAAGAAATGGTTGACATTGATAAAGAGCTTGCAGTTATTGTTGCTAGAAACATTGAAGGTGAGATGAAATGTTACCCAGTAGTTGAGATGCTTTTTGATGAAAGAGTAAACATCTGTGATTCAGTAATGGCTCCTGCAAGAATTTCTAAAGAGATTGAAGAGAAGTCTTTAGAGATTTGTAAAAAATCAATTGAAGCTTTAGATGGTGTTGGTATTTTTGGAGTTGAGTTATTCTTAACAAAATCTGGAGAAATTCAAGTAAATGAAATCGCACCAAGACCACATAACTCAGGTCATTATACAGTAGAAGCATGTGCAACATCACAGTTTGAACAAATCATCAGAGCTGTAACAAACTTACCATTAGGTTCTACAAAACTTATTTCTCCTGCTGTTATGGTTAACTTATTAGGAGAGCAAGGTTATGAAGGGGAACCATTTATTGATGGAATTCATGATGCACTTGAAATTCCTGAATTATCTTTCCACTTTTATGGAAAGTCATTTACAAAACCATTTAGAAAAATGGGACATATCACAGTTTTAGATGATGATATTAATGTAGCATTAGAAAAAGCTAACAAAGCAAAAGATATTTTAAAAATTAAAGGGAGCAAAAAAGTATGA
- a CDS encoding PAS domain S-box protein — MSQTYQEAIENSNIVSKTDINGIITFVNEEFCKISGFSKEELLGSNHNIVRHPDVPKENFTLLWNTILSKKPYKTTVKNLCKDGSTVYLNTTITPILDDNENIKEFIAIRYDVTQEVELKKHLEQKDKELNLLNKTLEEKVKEQTAKLLELNQTLEHRVAKEIEKNEEKQKLLFWQSRMASLGQMLANIAHQWRQPLTELTLTLFNVKKAVKKENTKEIDAYYKESLEIINNMSKTIDDFSNFFNPNKDKEEFCLKSSIEEALAITKKMLEKNSIKIETHLEKIDIFGVSNELSQIIINLLQNSTDAFKDKETKKKISIKSFIDKSYAIIEFKDNAGGIEEKTLDKVFEPYFTTKHQSNGTGLGLFMSKMIIEKSLNGKITLDNYNDGINITIKLPLEK, encoded by the coding sequence ATGAGTCAAACTTACCAAGAAGCCATTGAAAACTCAAACATTGTATCAAAAACAGATATCAATGGAATAATCACTTTTGTAAACGAAGAGTTTTGTAAAATCTCTGGCTTTTCAAAAGAGGAGCTTCTTGGAAGTAATCACAATATAGTAAGACATCCTGATGTTCCAAAGGAGAATTTTACTCTTCTTTGGAATACTATTCTTTCAAAAAAACCTTATAAGACTACTGTTAAAAATCTATGTAAAGATGGTTCAACTGTTTATCTTAATACTACAATTACACCTATTTTAGATGATAATGAAAACATCAAAGAGTTCATTGCTATTAGATATGATGTTACACAAGAAGTAGAACTAAAAAAACATTTAGAACAAAAAGATAAAGAGTTAAATCTTCTAAATAAAACCCTAGAAGAAAAAGTTAAAGAACAAACTGCAAAACTACTGGAGCTAAACCAGACATTAGAACATAGGGTTGCAAAAGAGATTGAAAAAAACGAAGAGAAACAAAAACTTCTATTTTGGCAATCAAGAATGGCAAGTTTAGGACAAATGCTTGCTAATATTGCCCATCAATGGAGACAACCATTAACAGAGCTTACATTAACTCTATTTAACGTAAAAAAAGCTGTTAAAAAAGAGAATACTAAAGAGATAGATGCCTACTACAAAGAGTCCTTAGAAATAATAAATAATATGTCTAAAACAATTGATGATTTTTCTAACTTTTTTAACCCCAATAAAGATAAAGAAGAGTTTTGTTTAAAATCTTCCATAGAAGAAGCATTGGCAATAACAAAGAAAATGTTAGAAAAAAACAGTATAAAAATAGAAACTCATTTAGAAAAAATAGATATTTTTGGAGTTTCCAATGAACTTTCTCAAATTATTATAAATCTTCTTCAAAACTCTACAGATGCATTTAAAGATAAAGAAACAAAAAAGAAAATATCTATTAAAAGCTTTATAGATAAAAGTTATGCAATTATTGAGTTTAAAGATAATGCAGGTGGAATAGAAGAAAAAACATTAGATAAAGTATTTGAACCATACTTTACTACAAAACATCAATCAAATGGAACAGGATTAGGACTTTTTATGTCAAAAATGATTATTGAAAAGAGTCTAAATGGTAAAATTACTTTAGATAACTATAATGATGGAATAAATATAACTATTAAACTTCCTTTGGAGAAATAA
- the purE gene encoding 5-(carboxyamino)imidazole ribonucleotide mutase, with the protein MSQSVNKPLVGIIMGSDSDLPVMSAAADMCEKFGIEYEVTIVSAHRTPERLVKYATKAEKRGLRVIIAGAGGAAHLPGMVASMTALPVVGVPVKGSNLEGMDSLLSIVQMPGGVPVATVAVNGAKNAGILAAQMIGVKSKEVRKKVSEYKKEMLDEVNAKIEKLEDIKYKKYLEQMPKKK; encoded by the coding sequence ATGAGCCAATCAGTAAATAAACCATTAGTAGGAATTATTATGGGGTCTGACTCAGACCTACCTGTTATGAGTGCAGCAGCTGATATGTGTGAAAAATTTGGTATTGAGTATGAAGTAACAATTGTTTCAGCACATAGAACACCAGAGAGATTAGTTAAATATGCTACAAAAGCAGAAAAAAGAGGACTAAGAGTTATTATCGCAGGAGCTGGTGGAGCAGCACACTTACCAGGTATGGTTGCATCAATGACTGCACTTCCTGTTGTAGGAGTTCCAGTTAAAGGTTCAAACTTAGAAGGTATGGACTCTTTATTATCAATTGTTCAAATGCCAGGTGGAGTTCCAGTTGCAACTGTTGCAGTAAATGGAGCTAAAAATGCAGGTATTTTAGCTGCACAAATGATTGGTGTAAAATCAAAAGAAGTTAGAAAAAAAGTATCTGAATATAAAAAAGAGATGCTTGATGAGGTTAACGCAAAAATTGAAAAGCTTGAAGATATTAAATATAAAAAATACTTAGAGCAAATGCCAAAGAAAAAATAA
- a CDS encoding ribonucleoside triphosphate reductase encodes MVNKILKRDGNYEDFHSYKIKDAIKKSFKSAHTTFDSSVYFNVLAVIEQKRVVAVEDIQDIIENELFKARYFDVMKSFMLYRHLHKLQREQVLGLEEDTTYINSTQTIEEYINGSDWRIKANSNTGYSHAGLINNTAGKVIANYWLDKVYSKEEGYAHRNADYHIHDLDCLSGYCAGWSLRVLLDEGFNGVRGRVESTAPNHFREALGQMANFLGILQSEWAGAQAFSSFDTYLAPYVFKDKLSFEDVKKNIRSFIYNLNVPARWGQSPFTNVTIDWTVPEDLKDQIPTKNQHHLFEGIKDDELLQRAKNKGFESLTEMTYKAFQKQMDMINKAYYEVMTEGDKTGQPFTFPIPTVNITEDFDWHGENTDLLFENTAKIGSSYFQNFIGSQYTKDEQGNLVPNDKAYKPGHVRSMCCRLQLDLRELLKRGGGLFGSAEMTGSIGVVTINMARLGYLYQGDKEKLLEKLEELMDLAKSTLEKKRVFVNEMYERGLFPYTKRYLPNFNNHFSTIGVNGINEMILNFSQEEFDIAHNDGIVFAHEILDFMREKMVQYQEETGNLYNLEATPAEGTTYRFAKEDKKRYKNILQAGFDKNIYYTNSSQLPVDYTEDVFEALDLQDDLQGKYTGGTVLHLYMKEKLSSSEACRKLVQNVISNYTLPYITITPVFSICPKHGYINGEYEYCPKCDQEILDEELKNAELRA; translated from the coding sequence ATGGTAAATAAAATATTAAAAAGAGATGGAAATTATGAAGATTTTCATTCCTATAAAATTAAAGATGCAATAAAAAAATCTTTTAAAAGTGCACATACAACTTTTGACTCATCTGTTTATTTTAATGTATTAGCTGTTATAGAGCAAAAAAGAGTAGTTGCAGTTGAAGATATCCAAGATATTATTGAAAATGAACTATTTAAAGCTAGATACTTTGACGTAATGAAATCCTTTATGCTTTACAGACACTTACATAAACTACAAAGAGAACAAGTCTTAGGATTAGAAGAAGATACCACATATATAAACTCTACACAAACAATTGAAGAGTATATAAATGGAAGTGATTGGAGAATTAAAGCAAACTCTAATACAGGGTATTCTCATGCAGGGCTTATAAACAATACTGCAGGAAAAGTTATAGCAAACTATTGGCTTGATAAAGTATACTCTAAAGAAGAAGGTTATGCCCATAGAAATGCTGACTATCATATCCATGATTTAGATTGTTTAAGTGGATATTGTGCAGGTTGGAGTTTAAGGGTATTACTTGATGAAGGTTTTAATGGAGTAAGAGGAAGGGTTGAAAGTACTGCTCCTAATCATTTTAGAGAAGCTTTAGGACAAATGGCAAACTTTTTAGGGATTTTACAAAGTGAATGGGCAGGAGCTCAAGCTTTCTCTTCTTTTGATACTTATTTAGCTCCTTATGTTTTTAAAGACAAACTATCTTTTGAGGATGTAAAGAAAAATATTAGAAGTTTTATTTATAATCTTAATGTTCCAGCACGTTGGGGACAAAGCCCTTTTACAAACGTAACTATTGACTGGACGGTACCAGAGGATTTAAAAGATCAAATTCCAACTAAAAATCAACATCATCTTTTTGAAGGTATAAAAGATGATGAGTTACTTCAAAGAGCAAAAAATAAGGGCTTTGAGTCTTTAACTGAAATGACATATAAAGCTTTCCAAAAACAGATGGATATGATAAATAAAGCTTATTATGAAGTTATGACAGAAGGTGATAAAACAGGACAACCTTTTACTTTCCCAATTCCTACAGTAAATATTACAGAAGATTTTGATTGGCATGGAGAAAATACTGATTTATTATTTGAAAATACAGCAAAAATAGGAAGTTCATACTTTCAAAACTTTATAGGAAGCCAATATACTAAGGATGAACAAGGAAACCTAGTACCAAATGATAAGGCTTATAAACCAGGTCATGTTAGGTCTATGTGTTGTAGATTGCAATTAGATTTAAGAGAGCTTTTGAAAAGAGGTGGTGGACTTTTTGGAAGTGCAGAGATGACAGGAAGTATAGGTGTAGTTACAATAAATATGGCAAGACTAGGGTATTTATATCAAGGAGACAAAGAAAAGCTTCTTGAAAAGCTTGAAGAGTTAATGGATTTAGCAAAATCAACTTTAGAAAAGAAAAGAGTTTTTGTAAATGAAATGTATGAAAGAGGGCTATTCCCTTATACTAAAAGGTATCTTCCAAACTTCAATAATCACTTTTCTACTATTGGAGTAAATGGTATCAACGAGATGATATTAAACTTTTCTCAAGAGGAGTTTGATATAGCCCATAATGATGGAATTGTTTTTGCCCATGAGATTTTAGATTTCATGAGAGAAAAGATGGTTCAGTACCAAGAAGAAACAGGAAATCTATATAACCTTGAAGCAACACCTGCTGAAGGAACAACATATAGATTTGCAAAAGAAGATAAGAAAAGATATAAAAATATTTTACAAGCAGGTTTTGATAAAAATATTTACTATACTAACTCTTCTCAACTTCCTGTTGATTATACAGAAGATGTTTTTGAAGCTTTAGATTTACAAGATGATTTACAAGGAAAATATACAGGTGGAACAGTTTTACACTTGTATATGAAAGAGAAACTTTCAAGTAGTGAAGCTTGTAGAAAATTAGTTCAAAATGTTATATCAAATTATACTTTGCCGTATATTACAATTACTCCTGTTTTTTCTATTTGTCCTAAACATGGGTATATAAATGGGGAGTATGAATATTGTCCAAAATGCGACCAAGAAATCTTAGATGAGGAGTTAAAAAATGCAGAGCTTAGAGCTTAA
- the argF gene encoding ornithine carbamoyltransferase, with amino-acid sequence MRHFLTLKDYSKEEILEILELAHKIKNETKKGVFKDYMPKNTLGMIFEKSSTRTRVSFEVGIYQLGGVGLFLSSNDIQLGRGEPMSDTSRVVSSMVDMVMIRTFAQSKIEEFAKYSKVPVINGLTTEYHPVQLMADYMTIQEAGLDKDLVVAYIGDGNNLAHSWLMLASKLGFELRIATPKGYEVDENILNDALEFAKESGAKISIGNDPKEACKDATVITTDTWVSMGQEEEKEQRLKDFDGYIVDDAMMKLGSKNAKFLHCLPAYRGYEVSEDVIEGQDSLVFEEAENRLHAQKGVMVWLHNLRKKEQ; translated from the coding sequence ATGAGACATTTTTTAACATTAAAAGATTATTCAAAAGAAGAAATATTAGAAATTTTAGAATTAGCACATAAAATAAAAAATGAGACTAAAAAAGGTGTATTTAAAGACTATATGCCAAAAAATACTCTAGGAATGATTTTTGAAAAATCAAGTACTAGAACAAGAGTTAGTTTCGAAGTTGGTATTTATCAACTAGGTGGTGTAGGACTATTCTTATCATCAAATGACATTCAACTAGGACGAGGTGAGCCTATGAGTGATACATCAAGGGTTGTGTCTAGTATGGTTGATATGGTTATGATTAGAACTTTTGCACAATCAAAAATAGAAGAGTTTGCTAAATATTCTAAAGTTCCTGTTATAAATGGACTTACAACTGAGTATCACCCAGTACAACTTATGGCTGATTATATGACTATCCAAGAAGCAGGATTAGATAAAGATTTAGTTGTTGCTTATATTGGAGATGGAAACAACCTTGCTCACTCTTGGTTAATGTTAGCTTCTAAACTTGGATTTGAGCTTAGAATTGCTACACCAAAAGGCTATGAAGTAGATGAAAACATCTTAAATGATGCTTTAGAGTTTGCAAAAGAATCAGGAGCAAAAATCTCTATTGGAAATGACCCTAAAGAAGCTTGTAAAGATGCTACAGTTATTACAACTGATACTTGGGTTTCTATGGGACAAGAAGAAGAGAAAGAACAAAGATTAAAAGATTTTGATGGCTATATTGTAGATGATGCTATGATGAAACTAGGTAGCAAAAATGCAAAATTCTTACACTGTTTACCTGCTTATAGAGGTTATGAAGTAAGTGAAGATGTTATTGAAGGTCAAGATAGTTTAGTTTTTGAAGAAGCAGAAAATAGATTACACGCACAAAAAGGTGTAATGGTTTGGCTTCACAACTTAAGAAAAAAAGAACAATAA
- the hemB gene encoding porphobilinogen synthase, producing MFKRFRRLRINETLRNLVQETTLTANDFIYPLFVREGENIKTEVQSMPGVFQMSIDEILKECEYIRTIGLNSIILFAIPDVKDSVGSECLCDESIIARTIKAIKAKFPDMFIVTDLCFCEYTDHGHCGILDPKTGTVNNDKTLEISAQQAIVHAKAGVDMIAPSGMMDGIIECLRTALDENGYEDLPIMAYSTKFASAYYGPFRDVAESTPSFGDRRTYQMNPANRLEAIEESLEDEKQGADILMVKPALSFMDVIRDIRNNSNLPICAYNVSGEYAMLKHAGAAGLIDYERIMLETLTSFKRAGADLIITYHAKEACELLNKN from the coding sequence ATGTTTAAAAGATTCAGAAGATTAAGAATTAATGAAACTCTAAGAAATCTAGTACAAGAAACAACTCTTACAGCAAATGATTTTATATATCCACTATTTGTAAGAGAAGGTGAAAACATCAAAACTGAAGTACAATCTATGCCAGGTGTATTCCAAATGAGTATTGATGAAATTTTAAAAGAGTGTGAATATATTAGAACTATTGGATTAAATTCAATTATTTTATTTGCAATTCCTGATGTAAAAGACTCAGTTGGTAGTGAATGTTTATGTGATGAAAGTATTATCGCAAGAACAATTAAAGCTATTAAAGCAAAATTCCCTGATATGTTTATAGTTACAGATCTTTGTTTCTGCGAATACACAGACCATGGTCATTGTGGAATTTTAGATCCTAAAACAGGAACAGTTAATAATGATAAAACATTAGAAATCTCAGCACAACAAGCGATTGTTCATGCAAAAGCTGGTGTTGATATGATTGCACCTTCAGGAATGATGGATGGAATTATTGAGTGTTTAAGAACAGCTCTTGATGAAAATGGATATGAAGACCTTCCAATCATGGCTTACTCTACTAAGTTTGCAAGTGCTTATTATGGACCATTTAGAGATGTTGCTGAGTCAACTCCTTCATTTGGAGATAGAAGAACTTATCAAATGAACCCAGCAAATAGACTTGAAGCAATTGAAGAGTCTTTAGAAGATGAGAAACAAGGTGCTGATATCTTAATGGTTAAACCAGCATTATCTTTTATGGACGTAATTAGAGATATTAGAAATAACTCTAATCTTCCAATTTGTGCATATAATGTAAGTGGTGAGTATGCTATGCTTAAACATGCAGGAGCAGCTGGACTTATTGATTATGAAAGAATTATGCTTGAAACATTAACTAGTTTTAAAAGAGCTGGAGCTGATTTAATTATTACATATCATGCAAAAGAGGCTTGTGAACTTTTAAATAAAAACTAA
- the ribA gene encoding GTP cyclohydrolase II, producing the protein MNIEKSNIANLPTKYGKFKIRAYKQNNQEHLAIMSENFENLESPYVRIHSECLTGDTLGSLKCDCQNQLDLSLKFISKEGGLVIYHRQEGRNIGLLNKVNAYALQDQGRNTIEANLELGFGEDDRDYSVVDEIFKDLNLKKIKLITNNPKKLSYVESLGVEIVERIPAITKTNVHNEHYVNTKKEKMGHMF; encoded by the coding sequence ATGAATATAGAAAAATCAAATATTGCTAACCTACCTACAAAATACGGAAAGTTTAAAATAAGAGCATATAAACAAAATAATCAAGAACATTTAGCGATTATGAGTGAAAATTTTGAAAATTTAGAATCTCCATATGTAAGAATTCACTCTGAATGTTTAACTGGTGATACACTAGGAAGTTTAAAGTGTGATTGCCAAAATCAACTTGATTTATCTCTTAAATTTATTTCAAAAGAGGGTGGTTTAGTTATTTATCACAGACAAGAAGGAAGAAACATAGGTTTATTAAATAAAGTAAATGCCTATGCCTTACAAGACCAAGGAAGAAATACTATTGAAGCTAACTTAGAGCTTGGATTTGGAGAAGATGATAGAGACTACTCTGTTGTTGATGAAATCTTTAAAGATTTAAATTTAAAGAAGATAAAACTTATCACAAACAATCCTAAAAAGCTTTCTTATGTTGAGTCTTTAGGTGTTGAGATAGTAGAAAGAATACCTGCTATTACAAAGACTAATGTGCATAATGAACATTATGTAAATACAAAAAAAGAAAAAATGGGACATATGTTTTAA